A region of Salvelinus alpinus chromosome 6, SLU_Salpinus.1, whole genome shotgun sequence DNA encodes the following proteins:
- the smim18 gene encoding small integral membrane protein 18: MDRLNTTSLPWLPDAAPLSRVSLQVQEVYPFHDGWNIACFVILLLFILTVVSLAALAFLYELLDCGCCVKGKTHRDLMEEEGPFQNMVDKIHSPTGSQTEVV; encoded by the exons atggaccGTCTCAACACCACCTCTCTCCCGTGGCTCCCTGACGCCGCCCCCCTGTCCCGGGTCTCCCTGCAGGTTCAAGAGGTGTACCCGTTCCACGACGGCTGGAACATAGCGTGCttcgtcatcctcctcctcttcatcctcacaGTAGTCTCCCTGGCAGCCCTGGCCTTCCTCTACGAGCTGCTGGACTGTGGCTGCTGTGTCAAG GGGAAGACCCATCGTGACCTGATGGAGGAGGAAGGACCCTTCCAGAACATGGTGGACAAGATCCACAGTCCCACGGGGTCACAAACCGAGGTGGTGTAA